A section of the Sphaerobacter thermophilus DSM 20745 genome encodes:
- a CDS encoding acyltransferase, with protein sequence MAQVLEMRIGDGTIIDPNAEVSVPYRPGCAPTIIGDDGIVRSFAVIYGDVIIGSHFRCGHHVLIREHTTIGDHVTVGTGTTIDGHVEIGSYVKLESQVYIPTHTSIGNYVFVGPGAVFTNDRYPLRLRHEYEPTGPIIEDSVTIGARAVVLPGVRVGYGSMVAAGAVVTKDVPPWSLVIGVPGRVMPLPERLRHENRARSWLLEG encoded by the coding sequence GTGGCACAGGTGCTGGAGATGCGGATCGGAGACGGGACGATCATCGACCCGAACGCCGAGGTGAGCGTCCCCTACCGGCCGGGCTGCGCGCCCACGATCATCGGCGACGACGGCATCGTGCGCAGCTTCGCGGTCATCTACGGGGACGTCATCATCGGTTCGCACTTCCGCTGCGGCCACCACGTCCTGATCCGCGAGCACACGACCATCGGCGACCATGTGACCGTCGGCACCGGGACCACCATCGATGGTCACGTCGAGATTGGCAGCTATGTCAAGCTCGAGAGTCAGGTCTACATCCCGACCCACACGTCGATCGGCAACTACGTCTTCGTCGGGCCGGGCGCGGTCTTCACGAACGACCGCTACCCGCTGCGCTTGCGTCATGAGTACGAACCGACGGGGCCGATCATCGAGGACAGCGTCACCATCGGTGCCCGCGCGGTGGTGCTGCCGGGCGTGCGGGTCGGCTACGGGTCGATGGTCGCGGCGGGCGCCGTCGTGACCAAGGACGTCCCGCCGTGGAGCCTGGTGATCGGGGTGCCGGGCCGGGTGATGCCCCTGCCGGAGCGACTCCGCCACGAGAACCGGGCGCGGTCATGGTTGCTAGAGGGGTGA
- a CDS encoding glycosyltransferase, protein MRVCVLTVGRSAFSQPLYGKEAASLQRAGHAVTIIAPCLASEDPADPTTNPLGIRVVSLMRMGWGTRREKLQALPRLLRLALRERADVYQAMELQSLLVGAIVKLLTRARLVYDAREHYPLAIAVNSRRGPVATRLIYAVFWLLEALLIRLFVDHAFAVDRGCLERFERFGRPASLLTNYPRLTFAPAELPPREERPADRPFHLLYTGFTRRRVAVVETIQAVALLRDAGIPVQATFLGLVDDEPFVRECREAIAALGVQDSVRLVGRVGPEEVRRYLAEADCGSLLYHPTPYTEYVTHPVKLFEYMAWGLPVICSNLPNMSRFVRDGEYGLVVDPRDPADIAAAITRLARDRSLAARFSANGRRAFLERHHWEVLEPGYVGVFAQLAPDAPRSGPAGVERAESGALPGD, encoded by the coding sequence GTGCGGGTCTGTGTCCTGACGGTCGGACGCTCGGCGTTCAGCCAGCCACTCTACGGGAAGGAGGCAGCCAGCCTCCAACGGGCCGGGCACGCCGTCACCATCATCGCACCGTGCCTGGCGAGCGAGGACCCGGCGGACCCGACCACCAACCCGCTGGGGATCCGCGTCGTGTCCCTGATGCGGATGGGCTGGGGGACGCGTCGGGAGAAGCTGCAGGCGCTTCCGCGGCTGCTCCGACTGGCGCTCCGGGAGCGCGCCGATGTCTACCAGGCCATGGAGCTGCAGAGCCTGCTGGTCGGCGCCATCGTCAAGCTGCTAACTCGTGCGCGGCTGGTGTACGACGCGCGCGAGCACTACCCGCTCGCCATCGCGGTCAACAGCCGGCGCGGGCCGGTCGCGACGCGCCTGATCTACGCCGTCTTCTGGCTGCTCGAAGCGCTGCTCATCCGCCTGTTCGTCGACCACGCCTTCGCAGTGGACCGTGGATGCCTGGAGCGCTTCGAGCGGTTTGGCCGCCCGGCGAGCCTGCTGACCAACTACCCACGGCTCACGTTCGCACCGGCCGAGCTGCCCCCCCGCGAGGAGCGGCCCGCCGACCGGCCGTTCCACCTGCTCTACACGGGCTTCACCCGGCGGCGAGTGGCGGTGGTCGAGACGATCCAGGCGGTCGCGCTGCTGCGGGACGCCGGGATCCCCGTGCAGGCCACCTTCCTCGGGCTGGTGGACGACGAGCCGTTCGTGCGGGAGTGCCGGGAAGCCATCGCCGCACTCGGCGTCCAGGATAGCGTGCGGCTGGTGGGGCGTGTCGGCCCCGAGGAGGTACGCCGCTACCTGGCGGAGGCCGACTGCGGTTCGCTCCTCTACCACCCCACGCCGTACACCGAGTACGTCACGCACCCGGTCAAGCTGTTCGAGTACATGGCCTGGGGCCTCCCGGTCATCTGCTCCAACCTGCCGAACATGAGCCGCTTCGTCCGCGACGGGGAGTACGGCCTGGTCGTCGACCCGCGCGACCCGGCCGATATCGCCGCCGCGATCACGCGGCTGGCCCGCGACCGGTCTCTCGCCGCCCGGTTTTCCGCGAACGGCCGGCGCGCCTTCCTGGAGCGCCACCACTGGGAGGTTCTAGAGCCCGGGTACGTCGGCGTCTTCGCGCAGTTGGCGCCGGACGCGCCGCGATCCGGCCCGGCCGGAGTGGAGCGCGCGGAGTCGGGCGCGCTGCCAGGTGACTAG
- a CDS encoding lipopolysaccharide biosynthesis protein: protein METETSAAARVQRPFQRVLVADAVRLAPGIASELLRGFGVSLILGRYVPAAAMGVFTLFWLSQTYAAALATGWLQNAVIRFLPENGARLPRYLGLIWGTVALTGLVAAALALALGTLWGERFRWPYLAWTIGVLCGNALYTLFQSTLRGVFDQRRYTTSAMLLAVIEVLLLLALLPRASDPAGTALMVMAVSYLPVLAWQYRRLGRLARTTVLAAGSQESTRVLLRRSVGYGLPLALSGLIVTLLQSGDRYLLAGLVSLRDLGIYTFWMSIGLQFGRGMYNLVFAVLNPRLFQLHGTDPAGANAWARALGGTYVAVFLPLVTAIGLVIPGALALLNIRSEYVASGHLVLFGLGTAFLFGLSQLCGKRREFEARTGVFVWAAGLGAAVMVVGVYLLVPAAGIEGAAIATLAGVATYCGVLAAVSRTVPSPLAMIWGVIGCLGLLATGRFFAGTSFVGEAIAISLVGVLYALLVWPRLRRLKVVGP from the coding sequence ATGGAGACCGAGACGAGCGCCGCGGCACGCGTGCAACGCCCGTTCCAGCGAGTGCTCGTGGCGGACGCGGTGCGTTTGGCTCCGGGGATCGCGAGCGAGCTGCTGCGCGGCTTCGGCGTCAGCCTGATCCTGGGACGCTACGTGCCGGCTGCAGCCATGGGCGTCTTCACGCTCTTCTGGTTGTCGCAGACCTACGCGGCCGCGCTGGCGACCGGCTGGCTGCAGAACGCAGTGATCCGGTTCTTGCCGGAGAACGGCGCCCGCCTTCCGCGATACCTGGGGTTGATCTGGGGCACCGTGGCCCTCACCGGGCTGGTGGCGGCCGCGCTGGCGTTGGCGCTCGGCACGCTCTGGGGCGAGCGGTTCCGCTGGCCGTACCTCGCTTGGACAATCGGCGTCCTCTGCGGCAACGCGCTCTATACCCTCTTCCAGAGCACGCTACGAGGGGTGTTCGATCAACGCCGGTACACCACGAGCGCCATGCTCCTCGCGGTGATCGAAGTGCTCCTCCTGCTTGCGCTGCTCCCACGGGCGAGCGATCCAGCCGGGACCGCGCTGATGGTGATGGCCGTCAGCTACTTGCCGGTGCTCGCCTGGCAGTACCGGCGCTTGGGCCGGCTCGCCAGGACCACGGTGCTCGCAGCGGGATCGCAGGAGAGCACGCGCGTGCTGCTCCGGCGTAGCGTGGGCTATGGTCTCCCGCTCGCGCTGTCGGGGCTGATCGTCACGCTGCTCCAATCGGGCGACCGCTACCTCCTGGCCGGCCTGGTGTCCCTCCGCGATCTGGGCATCTACACGTTCTGGATGAGCATCGGCCTGCAGTTCGGCCGGGGGATGTACAACCTCGTCTTCGCCGTCCTCAATCCGCGCCTGTTCCAGCTCCATGGGACCGACCCGGCAGGGGCCAATGCCTGGGCGCGTGCGCTCGGCGGGACCTATGTCGCGGTTTTCCTGCCGCTGGTTACCGCGATTGGGCTGGTCATCCCGGGCGCCCTGGCGCTGCTGAACATCCGCAGTGAGTACGTCGCGTCGGGGCACCTGGTGCTCTTCGGGCTGGGCACGGCGTTTCTCTTCGGTCTGAGCCAGCTCTGCGGGAAGCGCCGTGAGTTCGAGGCGCGGACCGGCGTCTTCGTTTGGGCAGCGGGGCTCGGCGCCGCGGTCATGGTCGTTGGGGTCTATCTCCTGGTTCCGGCCGCGGGCATCGAGGGCGCAGCCATCGCGACGCTGGCGGGCGTCGCCACCTACTGCGGGGTGCTCGCGGCGGTGTCCCGCACGGTTCCGTCACCCCTGGCGATGATCTGGGGGGTGATCGGGTGCCTGGGCCTCCTCGCCACTGGACGGTTTTTTGCAGGCACCAGCTTCGTCGGGGAAGCCATCGCGATCTCACTGGTCGGGGTGCTCTACGCACTTCTGGTATGGCCGCGGCTGCGGCGCTTGAAGGTAGTGGGGCCATGA
- a CDS encoding NAD-dependent epimerase/dehydratase family protein: MRILVLGGDGYLGWPTALRFSARGHEVGIVDNFLRRHYHVELGTDSLTPIRPLQERVRAWHEVSGRELQVFIGDITDYSFLEPVIRDFAPDAVIHYAEQPSAPYSMMDRAHAVFTQTNNVVGTLNLLFALRDHAPDCHLIKLGTMGEYGTPNIDIEEGFIEIHHNGRSDILPFPKQPGSFYHLSKVHDSHNIQFACRAWGLRCTDLNQGVVYGIETEETVQDERLITRFDYDECFRTALNRFCVQAVIGHPLTVYGKGGQTRGFLNIKDTLQCVELTANNPPAEGEYRVFNQFTEQFTVMQLAEVVAKAGTELGLRTEIRPIPDPRVEQEEHYYNAKHTKLIDLGLKPHYLSEELVESMLRVIQRYRDRVVMDRIVPRITWRPARAREEAIA; this comes from the coding sequence GTGCGAATTCTCGTGCTTGGCGGCGATGGATATCTGGGCTGGCCGACGGCCCTGCGTTTCTCGGCGCGCGGCCACGAGGTCGGCATTGTCGACAACTTCCTCCGCCGCCACTACCACGTGGAGCTGGGGACGGACAGCCTCACGCCGATCCGTCCGCTCCAGGAGCGCGTCCGCGCCTGGCATGAGGTGAGCGGGCGCGAGCTTCAGGTCTTCATCGGGGATATCACGGACTACAGCTTCCTTGAGCCGGTCATCCGGGACTTCGCTCCTGATGCGGTGATTCACTATGCCGAGCAACCTAGTGCCCCCTACTCGATGATGGACCGCGCCCACGCTGTCTTCACCCAGACCAACAACGTTGTGGGCACGCTCAACCTGCTCTTCGCACTGCGCGATCACGCGCCCGACTGTCACCTGATCAAGCTGGGAACCATGGGCGAGTACGGCACGCCCAACATCGATATTGAGGAAGGCTTCATCGAGATCCACCACAACGGGCGCTCCGACATCCTGCCGTTCCCGAAGCAGCCCGGCTCCTTCTATCACCTCTCCAAGGTTCACGACAGCCACAACATCCAGTTCGCCTGCCGCGCCTGGGGGCTGCGCTGCACCGACCTCAACCAGGGCGTCGTGTACGGCATTGAGACCGAGGAGACCGTTCAGGACGAACGGCTGATCACGCGCTTCGATTATGACGAGTGCTTCCGCACGGCCCTGAACCGCTTCTGCGTCCAGGCTGTGATCGGCCACCCGCTCACCGTCTACGGCAAGGGCGGCCAGACGCGCGGCTTCCTCAATATCAAGGACACGCTGCAGTGCGTGGAATTGACCGCCAACAACCCCCCGGCGGAGGGCGAGTATCGGGTCTTCAACCAGTTCACCGAGCAGTTCACGGTGATGCAGTTGGCCGAGGTGGTGGCGAAGGCCGGAACTGAGCTGGGCCTCCGAACGGAGATCCGTCCGATCCCCGACCCGCGCGTCGAACAGGAGGAACACTACTACAACGCGAAGCACACCAAGCTCATCGACCTCGGCCTGAAGCCGCACTACCTCTCGGAGGAGCTTGTTGAGTCGATGCTGCGGGTGATCCAGCGGTACCGCGACCGGGTCGTGATGGACCGGATCGTTCCCCGCATCACCTGGCGACCGGCACGGGCTCGGGAAGAAGCCATCGCGTAG